A DNA window from Ranitomeya imitator isolate aRanImi1 chromosome 2, aRanImi1.pri, whole genome shotgun sequence contains the following coding sequences:
- the LOC138663765 gene encoding oocyte zinc finger protein XlCOF22-like isoform X1 has protein sequence MGIRERTGDMRTLEMSVVRFINVSLHNQDYTVVKKTSSNRCQDPVSEVWGRPLSPITGPPPHPLIHEDINDQKILELTYKMIELLTGEVPIRCQDVSVYFSMEEWEYLEGHKDLYKDIMLEVPQPLTSPDLSSKRTTPERCPRPLLPQDCKQEDPNVPQDHQGEDLTHINTAETYVRGDERCKEEIPTDDHPDDCNRRSEGHLTFSVFKSDELHITQDTIEVNAIIPDIPSSLHSKGLSSNPAEQIISSDSSQTIKKNKRHIKNQSVLTAEKPFTCSENGQAFSLKTSFVTDEIIHTEKTYSCSECVKCFVDRSISFSHQRIHTCEKNFPCLDCGKCFIQKKKLIRHIRTHKGVKPFSCSECGKCFPEKSKLVRHQRIHTGEKPYSCSECGKCFLGKSKLVRHQRIHTGEKPYSCSECGKCFTNKSYLPIHQRTHTGEKPFSCSECGKCFTARSDFVRHQKTHTGKKPFSCSECEICFTTKSYLLIHQRTHTGEKPFFCAECGKGFTVKSDFVNHRRIHTGEKPFSCSECGKCFTARSDFVRHQRIHTRKKPFSCSECGKCFTNKSYFLIHQSTHTGEKPFSVQNVENILE, from the exons atgggaataagagAGAGAACTGGAGacatgaggactctggaaatgtctgtagtgagatttattaatgtgtctcttcataaccaggattacacagtagtgaaaaaGACCTCTAgtaatcgctgtcaggaccctgtgtctgaggtatggggaagacccctgagcccaatcacggggcctccacctcaccccctgatacatgaggacatcaatgaccagaagatcctagaactcacctacaagatgattgagctgctgactggagag gttcctataaggtgtcaggatgtctccgtttatttctccatggaggagtgggagtatttagaaggacacaaagatctgtacaaggacatcatgctggaggttccccagcccctcacatcaccag atctatccagtaagaggacaacaccagagagatgtccccgtcctcttcttccacaggactgtaaacaagaagatcccaatgttcctcaggatcatcag ggtgaagatctgacccatattaatactgcagagacatatgtgagaggggatgagcggtgtaaagaggagattcctacagatgacCATCCAG ATGACTGtaacaggagatcagagggacatctgacattttcagtttttaaatcGGATGAACTTCATatcacacaggatacaattgaagtgaatgccattattccagatataccatcatcccttcacagcaaaggtcTATCATCTAATCCTGCTGAACAGATAATATCTTCAGATTCATCACAGACTATTAAGAAAAATAAAAGACACATTAAAAATCAGAGTGTTCTTACAGCAGAGAAGCCATTTACATGTTCAGAAAACGGGCAAGCTTTTTCCCTTAAAACTTCTTTTGTTACAGATGAAATAATTCACACGGAAAaaacatattcatgttcagaatgtgtaaAATGTTTTGTAGATAGATCAATTAGTTTTtcccatcagagaattcacacatgtGAGAAGAATTTTCCATGTttagattgtgggaaatgttttattcagaaaaaaaaacttATTAGACATATAAGAACTCACAAAGGGGtcaagccattttcttgttcagaatgtgggaaatgttttccagAGAAATCAAAACTTGtccgacatcagagaattcacacaggtgagaagccatattcatgttcagaatgtgggaaatgttttctaggGAAATCAAAACTTGttcgacatcagagaattcacacaggtgagaagccatattcatgttcagaatgtgggaaatgttttactaacAAATCATATCTTCCtatacatcaaagaactcacacaggtgagaagccattttcctgttcagaatgtgggaaatgttttacagctagATCAGATTTTGTGAgacaccagaaaactcacacaggaaagaagccattttcatgttcagaatgtgagatatGTTTTACCACCAAATCATATCTTCTtatacatcaaagaactcacacaggggagaaaccatttttctGTGCAGAATGTGGAAAAGGTTTTACAGTGAAATCAGATTTTGTGAATCATAggcgaattcacacaggggagaagccattttcatgttcagaatgtgggaaatgttttacagctcgATCAGATTTTGTgagacaccagagaattcacacaaggaagaagccattttcatgttcagaatgtgggaaatgttttaccaacaaATCATATTTTCTTATACATCAAAGtacccacacaggggaaaagccattttctgtgcagaatgtggaaaatattttagagTGA
- the LOC138663765 gene encoding oocyte zinc finger protein XlCOF22-like isoform X2 encodes MAERILHLTLEILFWLTGEDYTVVKKTSSNRCQDPVSEVWGRPLSPITGPPPHPLIHEDINDQKILELTYKMIELLTGEVPIRCQDVSVYFSMEEWEYLEGHKDLYKDIMLEVPQPLTSPDLSSKRTTPERCPRPLLPQDCKQEDPNVPQDHQGEDLTHINTAETYVRGDERCKEEIPTDDHPDDCNRRSEGHLTFSVFKSDELHITQDTIEVNAIIPDIPSSLHSKGLSSNPAEQIISSDSSQTIKKNKRHIKNQSVLTAEKPFTCSENGQAFSLKTSFVTDEIIHTEKTYSCSECVKCFVDRSISFSHQRIHTCEKNFPCLDCGKCFIQKKKLIRHIRTHKGVKPFSCSECGKCFPEKSKLVRHQRIHTGEKPYSCSECGKCFLGKSKLVRHQRIHTGEKPYSCSECGKCFTNKSYLPIHQRTHTGEKPFSCSECGKCFTARSDFVRHQKTHTGKKPFSCSECEICFTTKSYLLIHQRTHTGEKPFFCAECGKGFTVKSDFVNHRRIHTGEKPFSCSECGKCFTARSDFVRHQRIHTRKKPFSCSECGKCFTNKSYFLIHQSTHTGEKPFSVQNVENILE; translated from the exons atggcggagaggatattacacctcaccctagagatcctcttctggcttactggagag gattacacagtagtgaaaaaGACCTCTAgtaatcgctgtcaggaccctgtgtctgaggtatggggaagacccctgagcccaatcacggggcctccacctcaccccctgatacatgaggacatcaatgaccagaagatcctagaactcacctacaagatgattgagctgctgactggagag gttcctataaggtgtcaggatgtctccgtttatttctccatggaggagtgggagtatttagaaggacacaaagatctgtacaaggacatcatgctggaggttccccagcccctcacatcaccag atctatccagtaagaggacaacaccagagagatgtccccgtcctcttcttccacaggactgtaaacaagaagatcccaatgttcctcaggatcatcag ggtgaagatctgacccatattaatactgcagagacatatgtgagaggggatgagcggtgtaaagaggagattcctacagatgacCATCCAG ATGACTGtaacaggagatcagagggacatctgacattttcagtttttaaatcGGATGAACTTCATatcacacaggatacaattgaagtgaatgccattattccagatataccatcatcccttcacagcaaaggtcTATCATCTAATCCTGCTGAACAGATAATATCTTCAGATTCATCACAGACTATTAAGAAAAATAAAAGACACATTAAAAATCAGAGTGTTCTTACAGCAGAGAAGCCATTTACATGTTCAGAAAACGGGCAAGCTTTTTCCCTTAAAACTTCTTTTGTTACAGATGAAATAATTCACACGGAAAaaacatattcatgttcagaatgtgtaaAATGTTTTGTAGATAGATCAATTAGTTTTtcccatcagagaattcacacatgtGAGAAGAATTTTCCATGTttagattgtgggaaatgttttattcagaaaaaaaaacttATTAGACATATAAGAACTCACAAAGGGGtcaagccattttcttgttcagaatgtgggaaatgttttccagAGAAATCAAAACTTGtccgacatcagagaattcacacaggtgagaagccatattcatgttcagaatgtgggaaatgttttctaggGAAATCAAAACTTGttcgacatcagagaattcacacaggtgagaagccatattcatgttcagaatgtgggaaatgttttactaacAAATCATATCTTCCtatacatcaaagaactcacacaggtgagaagccattttcctgttcagaatgtgggaaatgttttacagctagATCAGATTTTGTGAgacaccagaaaactcacacaggaaagaagccattttcatgttcagaatgtgagatatGTTTTACCACCAAATCATATCTTCTtatacatcaaagaactcacacaggggagaaaccatttttctGTGCAGAATGTGGAAAAGGTTTTACAGTGAAATCAGATTTTGTGAATCATAggcgaattcacacaggggagaagccattttcatgttcagaatgtgggaaatgttttacagctcgATCAGATTTTGTgagacaccagagaattcacacaaggaagaagccattttcatgttcagaatgtgggaaatgttttaccaacaaATCATATTTTCTTATACATCAAAGtacccacacaggggaaaagccattttctgtgcagaatgtggaaaatattttagagTGA